TAGGCGCATCTAGCCCACCAAAATCACGCCAAGAAATGGACGCTTTAGCAGCATTACCAGGAATTAGCAGTATTGTAGTTCCCGGTTCCTTGGGACTGCATGAGGAATATCCAGCAGTTGTTTTTGAAGCAATACTACCATTTTTAAGCAAGGTGTGTTAGATAGAGAATGATTATCAACAAATCATCAAAATTGCTTTGAAATTATGATTGCTTCAGAAACATCCACGACTGTGCCTGTAACCGTTTTAACCGGCTATTTAGGAGCAGGAAAAACCACCCTCTTAAATCACATCCTCACCTACGAACACGGTAAAAAAGTTGCTGTAATTGTCAATGAATTTGGAGAAGTAGGCATTGATAATCAATTAGTTATTGATGCAGATGAAGAAATCTTTGAAATGAACAACGGCTGTATTTGTTGTACAGTTCGTGGTGACTTAATTCGCATCATCGGCAATTTGATGAAACGCCGGGATAAATTTGACCATTTAGTAATTGAAACTACAGGATTAGCAGACCCTGCACCTGTAATTCAAACGTTCTTTGTTGACGAAGATATGCAAAGTCAACTATCACTAGATGCAGTAGTTACAGTTGTAGATGCTAAACATATTTGGCAACATTGGGAAGCAGACGAAGCCCAAGAACAAATTGCATTTGCTGACGTAATTTTGTTGAATAAAACCGATTTAGTTACACCAGAAAATTTAGAAGAATTAGAAAAACGGATTCGGTCAATGAATGCGATGGCTAAAATTTACCGCACCCGTAACTCTGAATTATCAATGGATGCACTTTTAGGAGTACAGGCATTTGACTTAGAACGCGCTTTAGAAATTGACCCTAACTTCTTAGGTGAAGATGCCCATGTACATGATGAAAGCGTCTATTCTGTAGCCTTAGTGGAAAAAGGCGCAATAGATGGACAAAAATTAAATGCTTGGATGTCAGAACTACTCAGCACCAAAGGCACAGACATCTTCCGCATGAAAGGCATTTTAAATATTGCTGGACAAGATGATCGCTTTGTCTTCCAAGGGGTACACATGATATTTGATGGTAGACCAGATAGACCTTGGAAAGCCAATGAAACCCGAAAAAATGAACTTGTATTCATCGGACGAAATCTAGATGAAGCCAAATTAAAACAAGATTTTCTGGCTTGTATCGCGTAAATTGAGATGGGAAAGTGGGGATAAAATTCAAAATTAGGCGTTGGTGAATAAAAATGGGAAATTCATATTTTAACTCAGCAACGTCATTTTCTTTTCTATGTGTTCTCTGCGTCTCTGTGGTTAGTAAAAAAAATATTATTGTCCATACATAATATCTATAGGACTCCTATTTGATTATTGAACAAGACTCAGTACACACGGAAAATCTTCTTACCTATTCCCTGTTCCCTGTTCCCTGTTCCCTGCCTCTACGAAAAATATGGCTAACGCCACGCTACGCGGACATAAATCAAATCGGATCACTATAAACATGAACTTCACAACTAACAAACCTCAACAATTCACAACTTACTATTCAGGTCAGCTTGCAGATTATGTCACATCTCTAGCTTGGTCATCCGCAGGAGGGAAACTTGCGGCCACCTCCGCTGCTGGAGAAGTTGTAATCTGGGAAAATCACGAAATCACCAACTTACAAACAGCTACAGGAAAATCAATTGACTGTGTAGCTTTTTCCGCTGATGATCAATATTTAGCCGTTGGTGGACAAGATGGAAAAGTGAAAATATGGCGAGAAGATGAATTAATCACAACTTTAGAAAATGCTCCCGCTTGGGTGGATAAATTAGCTTGGAATCATACAAATAATCAACTAGCTTTTAGCTTAGGGCGTTACGTTCAAGTATGGGATGCAGACACAGAAGAAATAATTGTTACTCTCAACTTTGAAAATTCATCAATTTTAGGAATTGATTGGCGTAAAGATGGGCAATATTTAGCTATTAGCGGCTATCAGGGAATAAAAATTTGGAATAGTCAAGATTGGGACGAGGAACCTTATATCCTCGGTACGACTACCGTTAGTGTAGCAATGGCTTGGTCGCCTGACGGTAAATATTTAGCTTCTGGAAATATGGATCGTAGCGTCACCGTTTTAGAATGGGGAAACCCCGATCCTTGGGTTATGCGTGGCTTTCCGGGGAAAATTCGTCAGTTAGCTTGGTCCCAAGTGACAACCGCTACAGGAGCGCCGCTTTTGGCTTCTTCCAGCGTCGAAGGTGTGGTAGTTTGGGAAAAATCAGAGGATGAATCCTTGGGTTGGGAAGCGCGAATTTTAACCAATCATGTGGATATAATTAATGCGATCGCCTACGCACCCCCAAGCCTGGTTCTCGCTTCTGCTGGTGCTGATGGTTGGTTATGTTTGTGGAACCAAGATTATGAAATATCGCAAATTCTCACAGGTGTGCGTGGGGGTTTTTCTACCCTAGCTTGGCATCACCAAGGTAAATTTTTAGCCGCAGGTGGGGAACAAGGAGAGTTCCTGATCTGGTCAAAAACTAATGACTAATGTTGAATAATTGGCTATGCTGTATCAGCAGCAGCCTCTAAGGGTGAACTATGAACATAGCTAAACTGATTTTCCTTGCTTGTCATGTCTTTCTAGCATCTTTGCTGCTGGTAGCTAGTCCAGCGCACGCATCTACTAGATGGCAAGCTGCACCTACTTCGCAGATGATTGTAGCAACATCTGCACAACCAATGCCCGAATTGACAGCACCAATTTTAACGCAACCAAACCATCAAATTGTTAATCAAACTGGTTGCGGTTGTAGTGCTTGCGTCCAAGCTAATTTTCATAAGTTGCAAGGTAAATTACCAGCTGCTGGCTTTTAATCAAGTTAAAAGGTATGAAAATTTTCAGGCACAGCATTACTGTGCCTTTATTAGTGTAGATGTCAATACAGCAGGAGTCAGGAGTAAAACTGGCTTTGTGTATAGGTTTCAATTGAGATTCTGTACCTCATTGATCTACAATCTGCTGTATACAAAAATATATTTTTTTGATTGTTATTTGATTTTATTTATGGCAGCAAAAATCATATATAAGAATTTATTAAATATTGCTTTTTTGGCGATTGTGATGGGATTTTCTGGATGTAAGAATCAAGATGTAAATACTACATACATTCCCTATAATCGGACTGCTAGGATTAACAGAAATCTCCCTCAAGTTGTAGCGACTACGAGTGTATTATGTGATTTAACTAAACAAGTTGCTGGAGAAACAATAAATCTTACCTGTCTAATTCCTCCTGGTTTAGATCCGGGAATTTATCAACCAACACCAGAAGATATCCAAGCTATAGAACAAGCTAATCTTATTTTATATCATGGTTATAATTTTGAACCAGGTTTAATCAAAGTTATTCAAAATACTCAAAACAATGCGCCCAAAATAGCAGTCGCTCAAAGTGCTGTACCAGAACCAAAAAGATTGCAAAAAAATGGGAGAATTTTCACTGAACCACATATTTGGCACAATGTTAAAAACACCATTAAGGTTGTGGAAGTAATTAATAGAAATTTGGGTAAACTATTACCTAAAAAACAAAAAGAATATAGCCGTAATACCAGCAAATTAACCAAAGAATTAAACGAACTACATAGCTGGATTAAGTCTACACTCGCTACTATTCCTAATAAAAATCGCAAATTCCTGACAACCCATGAGGCAATGATTTATTATGTGACAGCTTATGAGCTTCCCTATAAAGCCAGTTTACCCAATATTAGAGATGAAGATAATTTAACAGATACAAGAGTGAAAAATTTGGCCCAATATATTCAAGATGCTAAAGTAAAAACACTTTTCGCCGATACAACCATTAACCTGATGTTACTTGAGCCTATTACTAAAGAAGCAAATGTGAAACTTTTTTCCAGACAACTTTATATTGATGGACTTGGTGAATTAGGTAGTGATGGAGAAACCTATCAAAAAATGATGGATGCTAATACACGCAGTATTGCAGAAGGGTTGGGTGGAACTTATTTAAAATTTGCTCCTAACATTGGGAAGTAATCTCCATAGTAGGGTTTGAGCAGTTGTCGAGTGCTGGTGATACCATTTCTTTATGAGCCTGCGCCGAATTTTTGATATTGTATTTCTTTCTTCGCTTCCTTCGTGTCTTCGTGGTTCGTTTCTTATCTAATTGAGTGCATCTTCATACAGAATTGGTATGAGTAGTAATTGAGTAGAAAATTAAAAGTCTAGGCAATCTGCCTTATTAATTTCTCGCCTACACGCCGTCAATGAATTCCTACAAAATCGTCGTCAAAATAATGCCCCTGCTATAAAACCGGGCTATATGATGCTGGGAAAGGTTTCAGATGTTTTAATCCACCCTTCCCAGCAGAATTTTGATTTTTTAAAAAATATATTCAGAGCCTACCCGCCAACCAGTTCTCAATAGTGCAGATGCTTAATAGACATCTGGTGGAAAAGAATGTAGAGGCGTTCCAT
This genomic interval from Anabaena sphaerica FACHB-251 contains the following:
- a CDS encoding WD40 repeat domain-containing protein, whose protein sequence is MNFTTNKPQQFTTYYSGQLADYVTSLAWSSAGGKLAATSAAGEVVIWENHEITNLQTATGKSIDCVAFSADDQYLAVGGQDGKVKIWREDELITTLENAPAWVDKLAWNHTNNQLAFSLGRYVQVWDADTEEIIVTLNFENSSILGIDWRKDGQYLAISGYQGIKIWNSQDWDEEPYILGTTTVSVAMAWSPDGKYLASGNMDRSVTVLEWGNPDPWVMRGFPGKIRQLAWSQVTTATGAPLLASSSVEGVVVWEKSEDESLGWEARILTNHVDIINAIAYAPPSLVLASAGADGWLCLWNQDYEISQILTGVRGGFSTLAWHHQGKFLAAGGEQGEFLIWSKTND
- a CDS encoding metal ABC transporter solute-binding protein, Zn/Mn family encodes the protein MAAKIIYKNLLNIAFLAIVMGFSGCKNQDVNTTYIPYNRTARINRNLPQVVATTSVLCDLTKQVAGETINLTCLIPPGLDPGIYQPTPEDIQAIEQANLILYHGYNFEPGLIKVIQNTQNNAPKIAVAQSAVPEPKRLQKNGRIFTEPHIWHNVKNTIKVVEVINRNLGKLLPKKQKEYSRNTSKLTKELNELHSWIKSTLATIPNKNRKFLTTHEAMIYYVTAYELPYKASLPNIRDEDNLTDTRVKNLAQYIQDAKVKTLFADTTINLMLLEPITKEANVKLFSRQLYIDGLGELGSDGETYQKMMDANTRSIAEGLGGTYLKFAPNIGK
- a CDS encoding CobW family GTP-binding protein encodes the protein MIASETSTTVPVTVLTGYLGAGKTTLLNHILTYEHGKKVAVIVNEFGEVGIDNQLVIDADEEIFEMNNGCICCTVRGDLIRIIGNLMKRRDKFDHLVIETTGLADPAPVIQTFFVDEDMQSQLSLDAVVTVVDAKHIWQHWEADEAQEQIAFADVILLNKTDLVTPENLEELEKRIRSMNAMAKIYRTRNSELSMDALLGVQAFDLERALEIDPNFLGEDAHVHDESVYSVALVEKGAIDGQKLNAWMSELLSTKGTDIFRMKGILNIAGQDDRFVFQGVHMIFDGRPDRPWKANETRKNELVFIGRNLDEAKLKQDFLACIA